The following coding sequences are from one Halorubrum sp. BOL3-1 window:
- a CDS encoding glycosyl transferase family 2: protein MEYVQERVTTLHALTDHRPDAPTDRAAVVVPMTEREYGTVAAERVLSTLETVDPARVIVPLRASADRAGSFAAWLDGFDLDVETLWCDGPRLASLLEARGLDGERGKGRDVWLALGRALDEEFVVVHDADTETYSPAFVDRLLFPLGCGYAFSKGYYARVEDGSLYGRLFRLFFRPLVRALGAAAPDREPDVLAYLSAFRYALAGEFAATSDLVSRLRVQRGWGLEVGTLGEAFGRAGFADSAQVDLGRYEHDHRSVEGPTGLADMSRAVGAATLRAVEDAGVDVDYDGLPERYREAAETLLDGYAADAAFNGLEYDAPGERSQVATYAEALAAPGPDTRLPAWENAPVDPGEVYEAARDDLDAVRDDAGVGGTPAAESDAVTEPTTRNRQAEPTTGDGRAEPAPGED from the coding sequence ATGGAGTACGTTCAGGAGCGCGTGACCACCCTTCACGCGTTGACCGACCATCGGCCCGACGCCCCGACCGACCGGGCCGCGGTCGTCGTGCCGATGACCGAACGCGAGTACGGGACGGTCGCAGCCGAGCGCGTACTCTCGACGCTGGAGACCGTCGACCCCGCTCGCGTGATCGTTCCCCTGCGGGCGTCGGCCGACCGCGCCGGGTCGTTCGCGGCGTGGCTCGACGGGTTCGACCTCGACGTCGAGACACTGTGGTGTGACGGCCCCCGGCTCGCGTCGCTCCTGGAGGCACGGGGACTCGACGGCGAGCGCGGAAAGGGTCGCGACGTGTGGCTCGCCTTGGGACGCGCGCTCGACGAGGAGTTCGTCGTCGTCCACGACGCCGACACGGAGACCTACTCGCCGGCGTTCGTCGACCGACTGCTGTTCCCGCTGGGGTGCGGGTACGCGTTCTCGAAGGGGTACTACGCCCGCGTCGAGGACGGCTCGCTGTACGGGCGGCTGTTCCGGCTGTTCTTCCGGCCGCTCGTCCGCGCGCTCGGTGCCGCCGCGCCCGACCGGGAACCCGACGTGCTCGCGTACCTCTCGGCGTTCCGCTACGCGCTCGCCGGCGAGTTCGCGGCGACGAGCGACCTCGTCTCCCGGCTCCGCGTCCAGCGCGGCTGGGGGCTGGAGGTCGGGACGCTGGGCGAGGCGTTCGGCCGCGCCGGCTTCGCGGACAGCGCACAGGTCGACCTGGGCCGCTACGAGCACGACCACCGCTCCGTCGAGGGACCGACCGGCCTCGCGGACATGAGCCGGGCGGTAGGAGCGGCGACGCTGCGCGCGGTGGAGGACGCCGGCGTCGACGTCGACTACGACGGACTCCCGGAGCGCTACCGCGAGGCCGCGGAGACGCTGCTCGACGGGTACGCCGCCGACGCCGCGTTCAACGGACTCGAATACGACGCGCCGGGCGAGCGCTCGCAGGTTGCGACGTACGCCGAGGCGCTCGCGGCGCCCGGACCGGACACCCGGCTCCCGGCGTGGGAGAACGCCCCGGTCGACCCCGGCGAGGTGTACGAGGCCGCGCGCGACGACCTCGACGCGGTGCGGGACGACGCGGGCGTCGGCGGCACCCCCGCCGCCGAGAGCGACGCGGTCACCGAACCGACGACCAGGAACAGACAGGCGGAGCCGACGACCGGGGACGGACGGGCGGAGCCGGCGCCGGGTGAGGACTGA
- a CDS encoding HVO_0758 family zinc finger protein — protein MKSTRKGLRDGDLRKDTYERLNCADCDKVLKKENDPDEVFSVRICPECGARFKELR, from the coding sequence ATGAAATCCACGCGCAAGGGGCTCCGCGACGGCGACCTCCGCAAGGACACCTACGAGCGCCTCAACTGCGCCGACTGCGATAAGGTGCTAAAAAAGGAGAACGACCCCGACGAGGTGTTCTCGGTCCGGATCTGTCCGGAGTGCGGCGCCCGGTTCAAAGAGCTTCGCTGA
- a CDS encoding MFS transporter → MSRTRLFGSLCALVFLVNFARVVFAPLVGRFIGEFAIGEGTAGLIVTLAWLGSAAPRLPAGWALTRFTRRRVIFVSGAMLTAGALGVALAPNVLALMVAAFAVGLASGVYFVAANPFIAELFPERVGRMMGIHGMASQLSAVIAAPAVTVALWYDWRYAFYGLALVAAAGTVAFAALAARTDLPDAGAGDTDFLGAARREWKLILAGVVLIGLTSFVWQGLFNFYELYMIDKGLPPATARNLLTVIFAAGVPAFLVSGDLADRLPHVPYLLGIVTAFVGGVGLVVVAEGLAAVVAASVVVGFAVHMLFPAGDTYLLASLPDESRASAYATFSAGMMSAQAAGSWVVGEAIEAGAAYDAVFLALAGGLTVLVAAYAVLYRLGRIPGGAAGATRAA, encoded by the coding sequence GTGTCACGGACCCGGCTGTTCGGATCGCTTTGCGCCTTGGTCTTCCTCGTCAACTTCGCGCGCGTCGTGTTCGCACCCCTCGTGGGCCGGTTCATCGGTGAGTTCGCGATCGGCGAGGGGACCGCCGGTCTCATCGTCACGCTCGCGTGGCTCGGCTCGGCCGCCCCGCGGCTGCCGGCGGGCTGGGCGCTCACGCGCTTCACGCGGCGGCGCGTGATCTTCGTCTCCGGCGCGATGTTGACCGCGGGCGCGCTGGGCGTCGCGCTCGCGCCCAACGTCCTCGCGCTGATGGTCGCCGCCTTCGCGGTCGGCCTGGCGTCCGGCGTCTACTTCGTGGCCGCGAACCCCTTCATCGCGGAGCTGTTCCCCGAGCGGGTCGGCCGCATGATGGGGATCCACGGCATGGCGAGCCAGCTCTCCGCCGTCATCGCCGCACCCGCGGTCACCGTCGCGCTGTGGTACGACTGGCGGTACGCGTTCTACGGGCTCGCGCTCGTCGCGGCCGCCGGTACGGTCGCGTTCGCCGCGCTCGCCGCGCGGACCGACCTCCCGGACGCCGGCGCGGGAGACACCGACTTCCTCGGCGCCGCCCGCCGCGAGTGGAAGCTCATCCTCGCCGGCGTCGTGCTGATAGGACTCACGAGCTTCGTCTGGCAGGGGCTGTTCAACTTCTACGAGCTGTACATGATCGATAAGGGGCTGCCGCCGGCGACCGCGCGGAACCTCCTGACGGTGATCTTCGCCGCCGGCGTGCCCGCGTTCCTCGTCTCCGGCGACCTCGCGGACCGGCTGCCGCACGTCCCGTACCTCCTCGGTATCGTGACCGCGTTCGTCGGCGGCGTCGGCCTCGTTGTCGTCGCGGAGGGGCTCGCCGCGGTCGTCGCCGCGAGTGTCGTCGTCGGCTTCGCGGTCCACATGCTGTTCCCCGCGGGCGACACCTACCTGCTGGCGTCGTTGCCCGACGAGTCGCGCGCGTCGGCGTACGCGACGTTCTCCGCCGGAATGATGTCCGCGCAGGCGGCCGGCTCGTGGGTCGTCGGCGAGGCGATCGAGGCGGGCGCGGCGTACGACGCCGTCTTCCTCGCGCTCGCCGGCGGGCTGACGGTCCTCGTCGCCGCGTACGCGGTCCTATACCGGCTCGGGCGCATCCCCGGGGGCGCCGCTGGCGCGACGCGAGCGGCCTGA